The window GCTGCCTCGTTGCTCTCAAGCCACCTTTTCGGCTTCGTCTGTCGGTGCTGCCCACCAGTCGTTAACTTCTgtgcgcacacacacatgcgctCGCATCTCGTCTCCACTTTTTGCTTTTTCATCTGCTCCGCTGTCGCGGCATCGTTCATCTTCTGTTCTCGTTTTTTCGCGTGTGCTCGTTTTAGTCCCTCCGTGTTCATACCTCTCTGTCCTCTGCTCTCGCCTCGGAGATTTCTGTTCTTTCTGTACGTGTCTGCCGCGCCTTGTTTCCGTAGCTGCGCTGAGGTGTCCTCTTTAACTGGGCCCCCGTCTCTGCTTCACGTCTCCCCTGaagcgtcttcctcctctttccccgcctccgcctaTTTGGTTTCTGTCTTCTTGTCTCCGTCTGCGCATTTcctgcgcgggcctccgcgctcgtCCTCTCGTGCGGCcggttttctcttctcgctcgcttccgccgctccgcgcctctcgttcGCCTTGTTCGGTCGAAAGTCCCGGTTTCGCGCTGCGCATTTGCGTCTGTATCTGTGCTCAGATGAACATCGCGACAGACGAGTTCGGCAATCCCTTCATCATCCTGCGCGagcaggaggagaagaagcggctgAAGGGCATCGAGGCGCACAAGGCCAACATTTTGGCAGCCTGCGCGGTGGCGGACACGCTCAAGACTTCGCTCGGACCCAAGGGAATGGACAAAATCATCGTCGGACCCGACGGGCAGGTGACCGTCACGAACGACGGCGCCACCATCCTGAACAAAATGCAGGTATAGCGCTGGAAGTGTCGGTTTCAATGTCCTACTCCATTAATATTATcccacatcggttatgttgTAGgctcgaaggcgaagaagccagAAAGTAACCGAAACTCTAGGCAAGAGGCAACGGAAATGAAATGCGGCAGCGACCTGTGATCTCCCCCCTCTCTGCTCTCGTGCGCCACGCGCcaagcgcaggcggcggaggaggaaaggaAACGGGCTTCGCGGCAGCTGAAAAAGCGAAGGACGCACCTTCTCTGTTGCAGGGGGGTCGTGGCCAGCTCGCGTCGTCGTGTCTCTGGTGCAAGCTGTGCCTCCGTCGCTCCGCACGTGCTTCGAGCTGAGCGAGTTCTCGTTTCTGGGGACTGTCTGCCCGTTGCGTGGTGGCTTGCGCCGGCTCGGAGGTTTTGTGGAAATTTCTCTCTCGATTCTGTTGTCTGACTGCTGCGCAGGTCGAGCACCAGTGTGCGCGCCTGCTCGTGGAGCTCTCTCAGTCTCAGGACGCGGAAATTGGCGACGGGACGACTGGCGTCGTCATCTTGGCAGGCAACTTGCTTTCGCAGGCGTACAGGTTGATTGAGAAGGGTCTGCATCCCCTGCGCATCGCCGACGGGTTCGAAAAAGCCAGTCAAATCGCGGTTCAGCGGCTCCAGGAAGTCGTGCAGAAGAAGGACGTCTACGGCACCGACAAAGAGCTGCTGTGAGTCGCAACACAGCATTGAATGCGAACCGCGCGAACGGTTCAAGGTTCAGGGTGTAGACCCCCGGACCACATCTGCGATGTGTGGCAAGAGGTGGagagatgaagaagacgccggctACTTGCGCGAGGCATTGCGTGCCCACAGGTCTCTTGACGCAGCGCAAATTGCATGCAGCGATTTGCCGATATCATCATTGGGCGGTGTGTGTGTAGGTGCCTTTGTCAATACTCGCGTTCCATCCgcgtgtatatacatatatatgtgtgtttTTGCGCGATAGAGCTATTGTCTGGGCGAGCTGGCTATGTGGAGTCAAGTGGGTGACACGGAGGAAAGATTCAGGGAAACCATCTTGGGCTGAATCGCCTGTTTTTGGTATGTGGCGTCTTTTCAGTGTGCACGCGGCCATGACAGCTCTGGGCAGCAAAGTCGTCAGTAGCCACCAGCGCCACCTGGCGGAGATCTGCGTTCAGGCCGTCCTCACTGTCGCGGATCGCGAACGCAACGACGTCAACTTTGACCTCATCAAGgtgcgccgcgacgctgtGTCTCTGCCTGATGGAAGGCGGCAGCTTTTTCAGCTCAAGAGTGCTGCAGCGGACCAAATCGTGTGCATACGCACAGCCGTGTGGATacgttttttttctctgttaCGCGATGCTTTGCGTGCAATGCAGTTCGTTATTCGCTGGGCGTTTGTCGGTCTGCAGGTTGACGGCAAGGCTGGAGGGCTGCTGGAGCAGACGATGCTGGTGAACGGCGTCGTTCTGCACAAGGACCTGAGTCACTCGCAGATGCCGCATGTGACGGAGAACGCGAAGATCGCGATTCTGACCTGCCCGTTCGAGCCCCCCAAGCCGAAGACCAAGCACAAGCTCGACATCAGAACTGTCGAGGACTACAAGAAGCTCCAGAAGGCTGAGCAACAGTACTTCACCGACATGATTCAGAAGGTCaaagacgccggcgcgaacTTCGTAAGCCGCACACGCGTCGATGAACCCGGGGCTCGCGGGAGTCGCGACAAACGCTGGAACTTGAACGCGAGAAGGGTCACCCAAAGGAAggaggggcgagggcgggctcTTGATGGGtccgctcggcgtcgcgtgtCGAGCAGGAGAGGATAGGTCGCGGCGACGATTCTTCCCCGCCTTGGCTTTTGCCTTTCTTCAGGGCTTGCGTAACCGGGCCGCGACGCGGGGCGAAGCTGTGCATTATCGCGCGTTTTCAGTTCGCGTGTCTTGCGCCGCGCAGGTCATTTGCCAGTGGGGATTCGACGACGAAGCGAATCACTTGCTTCTTCACGAGAACATTCCCGCAGTCCGGTGGGTCGGCGGCGTGGAGCTGGAGCTCATTGCGCTGGCGACTCAGGGCCGCATCGTCCCGCGGTGGGAGGAACTGACGGAGGCGAAGCTCGGGCACGCGGGCCTTATCAAGGAAATCTCCAGCGGCACGATGGGCGACAAAATGATCGTCATTGAACGTAAGCTTGCGGGTTGCCGCATGTAAACAGATGCCTTATATCCCTCCCGTAGGTGTGCATGCATAGGTGCATGTGTCTCTCTGGGGGAGAAGGAGCGGGGTTGAGGTCGAGAGCGGGAGAGGGGAGTTTCGTGCTCGTGGACGCTTGTATCTGGTTGGCAGCTGTAACGATTTTGCGGGCTGTGCGGCTTCAATCCGCGGGGCTCGTCGCCGGGACTGTCGCCGTGATGCGCCCTTCCCGGACGgcggggctgctgcgccgggcTGCTGCGAGTTCTTCGCGTCTGGCGACTGTCGCGTGGCGGCGTGTGTGGGTGTTGCAGAGTGCAAAAACAGCAAGGCGGTGACAGTTGTAGTGTATGGCGGTAATCAGATGGTGGTCGCTGAGGCCGAGCGCTGCATGCACGATGCGCTGTGCGTGGTGCGGAATCTGATCCGCGacccgcgcgtcgtcggcggcggcggctctgcggagctcgccgcggcgatcgCCGTGGAGAACGAGGCAGACCGCATCGCGGGCGTGGAGCAGTATGCCGTTCGCGCGTTCGCCGACGCCCTGACTGGCGTCGTGGAGGCCCTCGCGGAGAactgcggcctctctgccATCGAGGAAGTCCAGCGCGTCAAGGTCAAGCAACGCACCGAAAAGTATCCCTACTTCGGCCTCGACTGCATGCTTAAGGTAAGCGAAAatctgcagacgcagagaaggggggggggggggggtaggAAGGCCGCACGCccgagcgagccgcgaaggTCTCCTGCTCCTCAAACCCGCATACAGATTCCAATTGTGCGCGGCTGAAACCCAAGCAGATAGCTGTCGCGcagcatatatatgcgtatctatttatatatatgacGCTATATCTCAacggggcgagcgcgagcaaTGGAACGTGTGATGCTGATGAAAGTTGCGGCAGGGACGTAGAcaagagcgacgaggagaaggagaaaagagGAATGACGGTTTAGGGGCATTCATTGTCTGGTTCCCTTGTTTTCCTTTGCCTGTGCCGTCAGGGAACGGATGACATGCTGGAGCAGAATGTCTTGGAAACCTACTCTTCAAAAGCGAACCAAATTATGCTCGCCACCCAGGTAGGAAAGACTCGGAATCACTCTGAGCTCATGACGTTTGCGGGTATTGGGTAACAACGCCACCACGCATCCTAACTTTTTCGCGTGCTTTTTTGTTTTGTCCTTTGTGGGGCTGCTTCTCTCGTTCACTTCTGTTTAGGCCTTCCTCCACTtttatatgcatgtgtgttgGTACACGTCTCCTTTGCTTCAtttgcgtcggcgtctgttGCTTGTGGACGTTTGTTTTTTTCCTGGCCTGCACATATGTGGTGCCCGGGTTTCTCGCTTCCTTTCT is drawn from Besnoitia besnoiti strain Bb-Ger1 chromosome VI, whole genome shotgun sequence and contains these coding sequences:
- a CDS encoding putative T-complex protein 1, epsilon subunit (TCP-1-epsilon) (encoded by transcript BESB_066790), with amino-acid sequence MNIATDEFGNPFIILREQEEKKRLKGIEAHKANILAACAVADTLKTSLGPKGMDKIIVGPDGQVTVTNDGATILNKMQVEHQCARLLVELSQSQDAEIGDGTTGVVILAGNLLSQAYRLIEKGLHPLRIADGFEKASQIAVQRLQEVVQKKDVYGTDKELLVHAAMTALGSKVVSSHQRHLAEICVQAVLTVADRERNDVNFDLIKVDGKAGGLLEQTMLVNGVVLHKDLSHSQMPHVTENAKIAILTCPFEPPKPKTKHKLDIRTVEDYKKLQKAEQQYFTDMIQKVKDAGANFVICQWGFDDEANHLLLHENIPAVRWVGGVELELIALATQGRIVPRWEELTEAKLGHAGLIKEISSGTMGDKMIVIEQCKNSKAVTVVVYGGNQMVVAEAERCMHDALCVVRNLIRDPRVVGGGGSAELAAAIAVENEADRIAGVEQYAVRAFADALTGVVEALAENCGLSAIEEVQRVKVKQRTEKYPYFGLDCMLKGTDDMLEQNVLETYSSKANQIMLATQVVKMILKIDDVIAPNDYQ